Proteins found in one bacterium genomic segment:
- a CDS encoding efflux RND transporter permease subunit: MIRRFVDHPVATWMLFSALVFMGLYALPRLEIEAMPDAELPTLSVTTTWTGASPSAVLRSLTLPIEEAARKVEGVEGVTSSSRPGWSQVTVEFRRDVNLEFAQLELAEQLGGVRADLPATAAQPRVVPEVPEEFRTEDFMTVSLISDLGANELRDKAETWLLPRLLSVPGVADVELQGGALPLVKVLLDFDLMERYAVHADEVYAAIDVLDDILPAGGVRRRGREIAVSVQDSVTARMILDTVVATRGGQPIALWRLAELAPSYDDPTHFVRINGRNVIQASIAKRSGTNAIAVSRDVRAALPRIRADLPFPVDFEIDTDNGEELRDKVQELVNRSLAILVLLFLLLAAALRRVRFTAIVTGSILLAIVICLSLFYFFGISVNFITISGLTVCFGMLMDNSILVLDAIHRRVLGRRGDVRDVLVGGTREVAFPIMATTLTTVVAFLSFMYLSDRLAVYYKPLAMSVGIAMTASIFVAFAWIPVALRPLAERELARPRVAAPEREGWALLWRWALTAAGLTLVSLAAFAAVRDRAAVMRMLPWFGGALGLMTVVGAFAAYVRRITAFHLRRWWYPLLLLAGAVYGGYHLYRHEVAHGGFWQQQDAETLVLYLERPVGTDVILASETMKQFEGELEPVPDGVTVKTTSWDNRAYMRIEFEERMLRTEYPELYRNRLILLAEELGGMFIWINGFGDPYLKGGGGGGVSNSLLRLTGYNSRELEGLSQGVMARLERSRRVRNVRLTGGDRFDRADTDETLIVIDRAALAEHHLTVQEVVGYLRRLLGIEFPWHMILEGRDQRLQLAFADAEDLQYDQIVGHTMTTLGGQRVRLADLVSLEQRPVVTAINRKDQQYAVQINWEYVGTDRMRRHYLQEIIDGVDLPYGYTAEDVSGEQLTEQEEQEMNTMLWLTAAFVFITMAALFESIALPMLIMLSLPMALCGVMAVFWLTDSQFDSSARIGLVLLFGIVVNNAILLINRFRLQLRERLAAGHPLDCHTWGDLLPDKPRLGGGDLWRLPAAARLDLLREAIVEGTSIQLRSILLTTGTTIVGLLPLLVRTDDSQGKDIWENLALSSIGGLASSTVLIVAVMPVLYWVLCRSGWRLAALRARLLRRAPAAPAPAPDGGSGA, from the coding sequence GTGATCCGCCGCTTCGTCGACCACCCCGTCGCCACCTGGATGCTGTTCTCGGCCCTGGTGTTCATGGGGCTGTACGCCCTGCCGCGCCTCGAGATCGAGGCGATGCCCGACGCCGAGCTGCCCACCCTGTCGGTGACCACCACCTGGACCGGCGCCTCGCCCTCGGCGGTGCTGCGCTCGCTGACCCTGCCGATCGAGGAGGCGGCGCGCAAGGTGGAGGGCGTCGAGGGCGTCACCTCCAGCTCGCGGCCCGGCTGGAGCCAGGTGACGGTCGAGTTCCGCCGCGACGTGAACCTGGAGTTCGCGCAGCTCGAGCTGGCCGAGCAGCTCGGCGGCGTGCGGGCCGACCTGCCCGCCACCGCCGCGCAGCCGCGCGTCGTGCCCGAGGTGCCGGAGGAGTTCCGCACCGAGGACTTCATGACCGTCAGCCTGATCTCGGACCTCGGCGCGAACGAGCTGCGCGACAAGGCCGAGACCTGGCTGCTGCCGCGCCTGCTGTCGGTGCCGGGCGTCGCGGACGTCGAGCTGCAGGGCGGGGCCCTGCCCCTGGTCAAGGTGCTGCTGGACTTCGACCTCATGGAGCGCTACGCCGTCCACGCCGACGAGGTCTACGCCGCGATCGACGTGCTGGACGACATCCTGCCCGCGGGCGGGGTCCGGCGCCGCGGCCGCGAGATCGCCGTCAGCGTGCAGGACTCGGTGACCGCGCGCATGATCCTGGACACCGTGGTGGCCACGCGCGGCGGGCAGCCGATCGCGCTGTGGCGGCTCGCCGAGCTGGCGCCGTCGTACGACGACCCCACGCACTTCGTGCGCATCAACGGGCGCAACGTCATCCAGGCCTCGATCGCCAAGCGCAGCGGCACCAACGCCATCGCCGTCAGCCGCGACGTGCGCGCGGCCCTGCCGCGGATCCGCGCCGACCTGCCCTTCCCCGTCGACTTCGAGATCGACACCGACAACGGCGAGGAGCTGCGCGACAAGGTGCAGGAGCTGGTCAACCGGTCGCTGGCGATCCTGGTCCTGCTGTTCCTGCTGCTGGCGGCCGCCCTGCGCCGCGTGCGCTTCACGGCCATCGTCACCGGCTCGATCCTGCTGGCGATCGTGATCTGCCTGTCGCTGTTCTACTTCTTCGGGATCTCGGTGAACTTCATCACCATCAGCGGGCTGACCGTCTGCTTCGGCATGCTGATGGACAACAGCATCCTGGTGCTCGACGCCATCCACCGCCGCGTGCTCGGCCGCCGCGGCGACGTCCGCGACGTGCTGGTCGGCGGCACCCGCGAGGTGGCCTTCCCGATCATGGCGACGACCCTGACCACGGTCGTCGCCTTCCTGTCCTTCATGTACCTCTCCGACCGGCTGGCCGTGTACTACAAGCCCCTGGCGATGAGCGTGGGCATCGCGATGACGGCCTCGATCTTCGTGGCCTTCGCCTGGATCCCCGTTGCGCTGCGCCCCCTGGCCGAGCGCGAGCTGGCGCGGCCGCGCGTCGCCGCCCCCGAGCGCGAGGGCTGGGCGCTGCTGTGGCGCTGGGCGCTGACCGCGGCCGGACTCACCCTGGTCTCCCTGGCCGCCTTCGCCGCCGTCCGCGACCGCGCGGCCGTGATGCGGATGCTGCCCTGGTTCGGCGGCGCCCTGGGCCTGATGACCGTGGTGGGCGCCTTCGCGGCCTACGTGCGGCGGATCACGGCCTTCCACCTGCGCCGCTGGTGGTACCCCCTGCTGCTGCTGGCCGGCGCCGTCTACGGCGGCTACCACCTCTACCGCCACGAGGTCGCCCACGGCGGCTTCTGGCAGCAGCAGGACGCCGAGACCCTGGTGCTCTACCTCGAGCGCCCCGTGGGCACCGACGTCATCCTCGCCAGCGAGACGATGAAGCAGTTCGAGGGCGAGCTGGAGCCGGTGCCCGACGGCGTGACCGTCAAGACGACCTCCTGGGACAACCGCGCCTACATGCGCATCGAGTTCGAGGAGCGGATGCTGCGCACGGAGTACCCGGAGCTGTACCGCAACCGCCTGATCCTGCTCGCCGAGGAGCTGGGCGGCATGTTCATCTGGATCAACGGCTTCGGCGATCCCTACCTGAAGGGCGGCGGCGGCGGCGGCGTCAGCAACTCGCTGCTGCGGCTCACCGGCTACAACAGCCGCGAGCTGGAGGGCCTGTCGCAGGGGGTCATGGCGCGCCTGGAGCGCAGCCGCCGCGTGCGCAACGTGCGGCTGACCGGCGGCGACCGCTTCGACCGCGCCGACACCGACGAGACGCTGATCGTCATCGACCGCGCCGCCCTCGCCGAGCACCACCTCACGGTGCAGGAGGTCGTCGGCTACCTGCGCCGCCTGCTGGGCATCGAGTTCCCCTGGCACATGATCCTCGAGGGCCGCGACCAGCGCCTGCAGCTGGCCTTCGCCGACGCCGAGGACCTGCAGTACGACCAGATCGTCGGCCACACCATGACCACCCTCGGCGGCCAGCGGGTGCGGCTCGCCGACCTCGTGTCGCTCGAGCAGCGGCCGGTGGTGACCGCCATCAACCGCAAGGACCAGCAGTACGCCGTCCAGATCAACTGGGAGTACGTGGGCACCGACCGCATGCGCCGGCACTACCTGCAGGAGATCATCGACGGCGTCGACCTGCCCTACGGCTACACCGCCGAGGACGTCTCGGGCGAGCAGCTCACCGAGCAGGAGGAGCAGGAGATGAACACGATGCTGTGGCTGACCGCGGCGTTCGTCTTCATCACCATGGCCGCGCTGTTCGAGAGCATCGCGCTGCCGATGCTGATCATGCTGTCGCTGCCGATGGCGCTGTGCGGCGTGATGGCCGTCTTCTGGCTCACCGACTCCCAGTTCGACTCCTCGGCCCGCATCGGCCTGGTGCTGCTGTTCGGGATCGTGGTCAACAACGCCATCCTGCTGATCAACCGCTTCCGGCTGCAGCTGCGCGAGCGCCTGGCCGCCGGCCACCCGTTGGACTGCCATACTTGGGGCGACCTGTTGCCCGACAAACCGCGCCTGGGCGGCGGCGACCTGTGGCGGCTGCCGGCGGCGGCGCGCCTGGATCTGCTGCGCGAAGCGATCGTCGAGGGCACGTCCATCCAGCTGCGCTCGATCCTGCTGACCACCGGCACCACGATCGTCGGGCTGCTGCCGCTGCTGGTGCGGACGGACGACTCCCAGGGCAAGGACATCTGGGAGAACCTGGCGCTGTCCAGCATCGGCGGCCTGGCCTCCAGCACGGTGCTGATCGTCGCGGTGATGCCCGTGCTCTACTGGGTGCTCTGCCGCAGCGGCTGGCGCCTGGCCGCGCTGCGAGCCCGCCTGCTGCGCCGCGCGCCGGCCGCCCCGGCCCCGGCCCCGGACGGCGGATCCGGGGCTTGA